A segment of the Mangrovimonas sp. YM274 genome:
TGTGCGCTTTCCAAGCACCAGATACAGAAAAGTAATTTCCCGTATTATTTCTTGGTGCAAACTTAGACGACTTATCTTGTCTAAAGTTTACCTCCAATAAATATTTATCATCAAAAGTATAATCAACTCGCCCAATATACGATTTATAGGTTTCTGTTGTATAGCGTTCTATAGCATCTCTATTGTCTGCATATTGGAACTGTGCTATTTCCCCCGGCTCAAAACCAGTACCCCTAGTCGTTAAATTGTAATCATCCGAACGCTCTTGAATCATTCCTCCTAAAACATTGAAAATATGCTTTTCACCTAAAGTAAATTCATAAGTTAATAAATTATTAACAATTGTCCTTGTATCATGACCAACATTAGTCTCCAACCTTGCCTCAGCATTTTCAGTTACATAGTACCACCCTAAATCACTTGGAGGGTTAAAAAACCTATTATTCCAATCCGTTCTATCACCACTTACATTTAATTTGTATTTCAAGCCCTTCAGAATCTCAAATTCCCCCCAAATATTTCCAACAAAACGATTACGTTTACTTTCATTGGTAATCAAATTATTATAACCAATCACATTTAAGGAAATTACACGTTGTGCAATACCATCGGTACCACCGTAACCTCCAAGCCTATTTTCATCATAAACAGGCATGGTAGGCACAGCACCTAACAAATTAATGATAGAACTTGTTCCCGCCAAGTATTCGTTAAAGTTTTCTTTATCAGACTGAGAATAAGCTAATTTAGCACCATATTTAAAACGTCCTTTCTCACCCCCTAAGTTCACATTAGTAGAATAACGTTCGTAGGCTTGAGGTGTCTCAAAGTAACTCGTATTTTTAAAGTAATCTAAGTTAACGTTATAACTTAAGGATTCTGCTCCTCCATTAAAGGCCAAAGAATGATTTTCTAAAACCCCTGTTCTAAAAGCCTCATCCTGCCAATCGGTATCAACGTCGTCAATAAACAAATCGTTATCAGGGTATACTCCTGGTGAAATAGGTAAATCAGCACCTTGACTATTTGCATTAGTTTCCGCTGCTCTCACCAACTCTTGATACTGCTCTCTGTTAGCCAAATCATACCATCTATTTTTAGCCACGTTCTGAAAACCTAGGGTTGTTTTATAGCTGATACTCAATTTTCCTTCCTTACCTTTTTTAGTAGTAATGATTACAACCCCATTAGCCCCCCGAGCACCGTAGATGGCTGCAGAAGACGCATCCTTCAAAATCTGGATGGACTCGATGTCTCCAGTGGCGAAATCATAAGGAGCGTCTACAATCACTCCATCAATAACCCATAAAGGACCATTATTTCTAAAAGAAGTAATCCCTCTAATTTTAATGTTTACAAATCCTCCAGGCTCTCCAGAAGACTGAACGGTCACCCCTGGTGCTTGGCCTTGGATCATTTTGGCCACATCATAAGTTATGGTCTTTTTTGCATCCTCTACATCAACCACACTTACCGAACCTGTTAAGTTCTCTTTCTTTTTGGCGCCATACCCAACTACAACGATTTCGTCAAGAGCTGCAACATTCTCCTCCATCGATACATTAAGTACAGAAGAATCACCTACGGTCACCTCCTTAGAGACAAACCCTACAAAAGAGAATACTAAAACATCCCCTACAGAAGTATCCAAGGAATAATTTCCATCAAAATCTGTAGCGGTACCATTAGAGGTCCCCTTTATAATTACATTCACACCAGGAAGAGTCATGCCATCTGTTGCAGATGTCACTGTTCCTGTAATGGTCTTTTGTTGGGCAAAACCTGTTGCCGACAACAGCACCATAATCATCACAAAAAAACACTTCGGAACCCTAAGTGTCAAATGATTACCAATCAAAAATTTGGTCGCTATCATACTAGAATAATTTAGAATTAGTTTTAAATTTTAGCTATAAGTGTCAATTATACACTTCCAAAGGAATTAAAGTTTTTTCATATAAGCAAGTTTTTTTATGATTTTTTTAAGAATTACATATTTAAGCACTATATTTATTACCGAATTAATAATTGTATTTTTCACATTTATTAATTTAAGTTTAAATTGATTAATTATATTTTTTTAATAAACTTGCCTAGCAATGTTCAAATAATTTTAAATGCTTAATAACTATAGTAAAGAGGACAAAGTTTTATTAGCAGTAGACTGTATCATTTTTGGTTTTGACAAGGACAAGCTGAAAATTTTGCTCATTAAAAGGGATTTTGAGCCCGAAAAAGGAAAATGGTCCCTGATTGGGGGATTCCTAAAAAAAGAAGAAAACTTGGATGATGCCGCCAATAGAGTCCTTGAACATCTTACTGGACTTGACGAAGTCTACCTGGAACAATTTTTCACCTACAGTGAAGTGGACAGGGACCCTGAAGAGCGAACTATATCGGTAGCTTATTATGCGCTCATCAATATTGAAGACCATGATGAAGAACTCATAGAACAATATTCAGCAAAATGGTTTAGCATTGACAAAATTCCAAACCTCATTTTTGACCACAATCAAATGGTGGACCAGGCCATTAAACGCCTGCAGTACAGAGCCTCTACCAAACCTATTGGATTTGAATTGCTGCCAGAGAAATTTACCATGCGGCAATTGCAAAAGCTCTACGAATCCATTTTAGACACCGACTTGGATAAACGGAATTTCATCAGTAAAATAAATGCTCTAGACATTCTGATTAAACTGGACGAAAAAGACATGGAGTCATCCAGAAAGGGATCCTTTCTACATATGTTTGACAAAGAAAAGTATGACAAAAAAACCCATGAAGGGTTCATTTTTAAAATCTAAAAAAGAAGAGCCTATATAGGTTCTTTTTTTAGTCTTCTAGGAAAAAAGTAGCACAAATTCAGAAATAATCGGCAGTACAAATTTAGCTTTGTAAGTCTAAACACAACATATTAGAATTGTGTAAAAAATAGCCACAGGTTCTCTGAATTAGAAATACAACACATGAAACATCTACATTCCATAAAACTTTATTCACTTCTCAGTCTTGCTTCTTTAATTAATTTTACCGCCTGTAAAACAGAAAATAACACACCACAAAAAGCAGAACCCAATTGGGCTGAGCAGCATTTGGAAATGGCAGCCAACAATTACAAAACCCTTTCCAAAAACGTTCCTGTCAACCAATTTCCCACTACTTATACCAACGATACTCTTAGATTTAGTGACTCCGGTTGGTGGTGCAGTGGTTTTTACCCGGGTACTTTGGTGTATTTATTTGAAGGTACTCAAGATTCCCTGTTTTTAAAAACCGTCGAAACAAAATTGACAGAACTTGAAAAAGAACAATTCAACACCACCACTCATGATTTAGGATTTATGATGTTCTGCAGTTTTGGTAATGCTTATCAAGTAACGCACAATCCTGAATATGCCGAAATCATCAAAAATGCATCACAATCTATAAGCTCTCGTTTCAATCCAAAAACGGGAACTATCCGTTCCTGGGATCCTGCACCGTGGAATGACAAATGGGAATACCCTGTAATCATTGACAATATGATGAACCTGGAAATGCTTCTTTGGGCAGGAAAACATGTCAACAACCATAAATTTACCGAAGTAGCCCTAACGCATGCCGATACCACGCTAAACAATCATTTCCGTAAAGATTTTAGCAGCTACCATGTTGTCTCCTACGATACCATTTCAGGAAATGTTGAAATGAAAAATACCGATCAAGGCTATGCCGATGAATCCTCTTGGGCACGAGGACAAGCCTGGGGATTGTACGGCTACACCACCATGTACCGATATACCAAAAACCAAAAGTATTTAGAACATGCCATGGGTATTGCAGACTTTATAGTTAACCATCCCAACCTTCCTGAAGATAAAATTCCGTATTGGGATTTTGACGCTCCTAATATTCCAAATGCCAAAAGAGACGCCTCGGCTGCGGCTATCATGGCTTCTGCCTTTTTGGAACTCAAAAACTACGCTTCTGAAAACAAAGCCAAAATCTACTTCAACACTGCCGAACAAATGCTCAAAAGTCTCTCTTCTCCAGAATATTTTGCATCGCAAGATGAACAAGGCGGTTTTATCATCAAACATTGTGTTGGGAATATGCCTGATAATACCGAAGTTGACGTTCCCCTCTCCTATGCCGACTATTATTACGTGGAAGCTCTTTTAAGATACTTAAACAAAATAGAACTCATCAATTAGACATTAGGCAATCATGTTAAAACATACGTTTTCCTATCTTTTACTTTTTCTTTTAGCAGCATCTTGCCATAAGACTTCGTTCCAAAAACCTTTAGAAACCAACATCTCCCAAGTGGGTGAAGGATGGGCCAAAAATTCTATCAACACGGTTATTTTTAGAAAAAATTCTTTAGTAACACACAACAAACACCAGTACATTGCTTACTATAATCCAGAAGGCCATGTGGTATTGGGAAAAAGACTCCTAAAATCTAGCCAATGGGAAACCCTAGTTACTCCTTATACTGCCCATGTAGAAGATGCCCATAACTCAATCAGCATTATGGTAGATGGTGACGGCTATTTACATGTGGCTTGGGGCAACCACAACAATCAGCTTAACTATGCGAAAAGTGTCCGTCCCAATTCATTGGAACTAGGCAAAAAAATACAAATGTTAGGAGATAAAGAGCAACAGGTCAGTTACCCTGAATTCTACGCCTTACAGGATGGCAACCTCCTGTTTTTCTACAGAGATGGAGGTTCTGGAAACGGCAATCTTGTCATTAACCACTACAATACCCAAACCCAAACTTGGCACAGGGTACAGGATAATCTGATAGATGGAGAAAGTTTGAGGAATGCCTATTGGCAGGCCTATGTAGACAAAAATGATCAAATGCATATTTCCTGGGTTTGGAGAGAAAGCCCCGATGTGGCTAGCAATCACGATTTGGCTTACGCCACTTCCAAAGATGGTGGGAAAACCTGGCAAAAATCGACAGGAGAAGTCTACCAACTTCCTATTACAGAAAGCTCTGCTGAAGTGATTGAAAACATCCCTCAAAACAGCGAGCTTATCAACCAAACTTCCATGACCTCCGACAAGCATGGCAATCCTTTCATTGTTAGTTATTGGCGTGAAGCAGATAGTGAGATTCCGCAATTCCATCTTACCTACAAAACAGACCAATGGCAAACTATCGATTTAGGTTTCAGAAAAACACCTTTTAGCCTAAGCGGACTAGGCACGAAATCCATTCCTATTTCCAGACCACAAATAGTAGCAACCGACTCAGAGGACATTATTGTCATATTCAGGGATGAAGAGCGCGGTAGCAAAGTATCAATTGCCTATAACACATTTCCTTTTGATAGCAACTGGCAAATTTTGGATGTAACCGAGGACTCTTACGAAGCGTGGGAACCGACTTTAGACACAGAACTTTGGAAAAGTTCAAAAATACTGAGTCTGTTTTTACAAAAAACCTATCAAGTAGACAGTGAAGGCTTATCCGACATTCAAGAAAGTGATGTTGAAGTTTTAGACTGGCAACCTTAAAAAATAAAACGGTGAGAATCATATTTACACTAATAGCACTCTTTATAGCAGCAAACTTCACAATACTTAATGCCCAAAGCAACCAAAAGGAAGCGGCTGTTTTTCAAATTGACCAACCTGATTACAAACAGAGTCCTTATACTGGAATGACCAAACAACACTGGAAGGATGCTGCATTATACATTTTGGAAGGCGCCTTTTCATACATCAATTCCTATGAAGACCCGATGAAGTTTCCCAAGTTGCCAGGAAAAAGCTATCCGCATAACGAAGATCAGGTACCAACGGAAAAGCTAGAAGGCTTATGCCGTACGTTGTTTGTAGCAGCCCCTCTGTTAAAAGAAAATCCTTCACTACAAGTCAACGGCATTGATGTAGCAAAATATTATCGCCTTCAAATTTTAAATTTACTAGATCCTTCTAAGGCCTCCTATATCCCACCTAGAACTCAAGATCAGGGGCCTACGCAAATTCTCGTAGAGTTTGGAGCATTGGCCATTTCACTTTTTGTAGCACCGGAGGCCATTTGGGAACCATTGTCCCAAGAGCAAAAAGACGCCTTAGCCCATACCATGCTTAGCTATGGGAATGGACCAACTGTACCTTCCAACTGGAGGTTTTTCAACATTTTTGTGATGAGTTTTTTCAAAGATCAAGGATACCCCATAAACGAGGAATTATTAACCGAATATTTAAATCTATCCCTAGATCAATACCGTGCGGATGGCTGGTATAATGACGCTCCTGCATATGATTATTACAGCATGTGGGCCTTTCAGCTTTACGGTATTTTATGGTCTGAATTTTACGGACAGAAGTACCTTCCAGAGATTGCAGCTAAGTTCACCAGTAATTTTACAGACATGACCGACAATTATCCTTATCTATTTTCAGAAAATGGAGAAATGATCATGTATGGTAGAAGTATCAGCTATCGGTTTGCATCTATTAGCCCGCTACCCTTTTTCGGAACCTTGAAAAATGAAGACATTAATTATGGTTGGATGCGCCGAATTTCCTCTGGTGTCCTAATGCAGTTTTTGTCCAACCCAGAATTTCTGGAAGACGAAGTTCCTACTCTCGGCTTTTACGGACATTTTGAACCTGCCGTTCAAAATTACAGCTGTCGCGGCAGTGTGTATTGGATGGGCAAAGCCTTTCTTGGATTGCTCATTCCTGACAACAATCCATTTTGGACCACCACAGAAAACAACGGCCCTTGGGAAACCGATTTTAAAAAAGATACGGTTTACAATAAATTTCAAGAAAAGTCGAACACCTTAATTACAGATTACCCCAATATTGGTGCTTCCGAAATACGTGCTTGGTGCCACGAAAAAGTAGCGGATGATTGGCAAAAGTTCCGTTCTTCGGAAAATTACAATAAACTGTCCTACAACAGTGCCTTTCCTTGGCAAGCAGATGGACCAAACGGAGAAGTCTCCATGAATTATGCCATCAAAAACAAAAAAAATGAATGGGAAGTATTTAGACTTTACGATTTCAAAAAATTTGAAGACGGCATTTACTATCGAGATGCTGTTTTGGAAACCGATGAAACCGTTACCATGCAATTGGCAGACATCCCCTTACCCAATGGGGTACTACGTATAGACCTGAACACAACCAACAAGCCATTAGAAATGCGTTTGGGACATTACCCTCTTCCCAAATTGAAAAAAGATATCAAGTACTCCAGAAAACACATTGATGGCCACGAGGCATTGATTATGGATAACGGCACCTACCAACTTGCCATGGTCATACTGAGTGGTTGGGACAACTTAGAATTTGTTGAAACCACAGGATTGCATCCTGTATCCAAAGAAAGTAGTGTTTTAAATTCCATTGCCCAATACACACCAAAAGAAGACAGTGTTTTTGCTACTTTGATGCTTTGGAAAGCATCTGGAGACTCTTGGAGTAAAGAGGATTTAGTTCCTGTAAAAAGTCTAAAATTGAAAAATGACCAGATTATTGTCAAAATGAAAGATGGCACTACCAAAACCTGTACGTTTTCAAATTAAGCTACTCTATACTCAAAGTATTACTAAATTCATGGGCTCCTATATCTTGTGATTCACCAGACAAGGAAGCATTTCCAAAATAATCATAATTCCCGATATTGTAGTCTAGATTGACACCTGCATCAATAAGCGGCGATCCGGGCTCCAATTTATAGTTGACTAAATTAGGTTCCTCGTAATAGTTTCCTTGGAAGGATATATTATCATCAGAATTCACCCCTCCACTCAGGATGTTATTTTTCACAAATACCACATCGGGATTCCAGCTATTTATGGTTTTAAAGGCTAATTTATTATCCTGAACAACAGTATTGTTGTAAAAGAATATATCTGACACCGAGTTTTTGCTACTCATATTAAACAAAAACAAACTTCCACTATAACCATTGGCATCATTGTTGGATATGTTATAACGAACTGTTATGTTTGACATTGGTCGCGCCCCGCTGAACTGCCCCACCTGAAATCCAGCTCCATGGTTGTCATGAGAGTAATTGTACTGCATAACTCCATTCACCACACCTCCATCCAAGTCGAAGCCTGCTGCATCACACCCAAGCGTTTCAATATTATAGGCCTCACAATATTCAATACTGACATCTTTGGCATCCCAATACCAAATACCACAATTTCCCCCACAATGTGTGTTTTGATACCCGCTATCATGAACAACACAATTACTGATAGATGAAAATTGCACATCAGACAATACAATTCCATTTCCGGTATGACTCCAAGCATTATCCCAACCACTGATATTATAAACCGTACATCCCTGCACATATATATGCTCATGAGAATACCCTACTTTATTTTGATTGAAATAGCCTTTGGATATGATACCGCTATCCATACAATCGAAAATCGTACAGTTAAGTATACTCACATCGGAGAAGCCTGAAGTATCGTTAACACCTTCTATTGCAATCCCACCATAGCCTCCGCTGATATTTAAATTGGAAAATTGATATCCTTGTAATTTAACATCCCCCTGTAAAGTACTGTACAGATTGATTCCATTCCGAGGGAACTCCCCTTCTGCTACTTGAGGAATGACCACATCAACACCACTCACGTTAAAACCAGATGTATTTACAAAATCCATTCCTTCAAAAACAGCCACGTCTTCACCGTAAGATGTGATAGTAATCCTGTTATTAGCATTACCTCCATCGTTGGCATCAAAGGCAATACTTTGGTAGGTATATCCTCCTTCAAATTTAATGGTATATCCTGCAGGAATCTCTAGGCTATTTACCTTGGCACTGGTTTGCCAAGGCGTATCTGGAGACAAACCATTATTGGCATCATTACCATCTGGAGACACATAAAAAGTCGTGGTAGTTTCTATAGAATAAGGCTGTTCTTCGGCTGTAGTACATCCTAAAACCAACAACAGTAAAGCTATGGTTCCAAATTCCTTGGTACGGTCCAAAACTAATGTAAGTCTGGGCAGCCAAGTTTTTTGAATTTGAAAACGGTTTAATTTGGGGCAAATCGTATTCAATCTCGTCTAGTTATGTCAGCGTTGTCCAACCGCAACAATCCAAACATAAACGAAACTGCACTGTAGGTTACTTTTGAAACAGCAGAAGCGTAAAGGCACAAAAAAATGACTTTGAGCTGAAAAATTCCATTTTGAATTCCTCAACTTTTCAATTCACTTTAAGCTCAATAAATGATCAGAAAATTGCTATTTGAACAAAAAATTCAAGCAAATATATCAATCTTTTTTGACCAAAAAAGTTCTGAAGAAACACCTTACTTTTATATTGAAATTTAACAAATTACTACCTACAAACACTCAAAAATTTCGCACTAAAAAACACTTCTTTATTTATTGAAAATAAACAATCGCTTTTGCCGCCAAACCCTTCATAAAAGCCTTATTCCTCACAAAAAAGGTGCTTAAAAATCCTATAATGGACTTCTAAGCACCCGCTTTTTTATATCTATTTTTGTTATTTACTCCACAACTCTATCCTGTTGAATCAAAGACAAGATTTTATGATATAACTCGTTGTTTTCATAAATACCACCAAAATGTTCAGCACCCTTTCCATAGGCCAACACGGGCACCATGGTTGCAGAATGCCCTCCAGTAGAAAATTTGGGCGTTACCGAATTGTAATCGCCCTCGTCTGATGCCAGTGTAAACCCTCCCGTTTCGTGGTCGGCCGTCAATAACACTAAGGTATTTCCATCCTTTTTGGCAAAATCAAGTACTGCTCCAATCACATTGTCAAAATCCTTCATTTCATCAATTAGATACTGCGCCTCATTGTCATGACCTCCCCAATCAATTTGTGAGCCTTCTACCATTAAAAAGAACCCTCCAGAAGTTTGAGACAAATAACTTAGGGCCTTTTCAGTACCTTCCTGTAAAAAATCACCTCGTCCTTCTTCCATTTTAGGCATGCCATCTGCCGCCAATAAATACCCGTATTTACGGTTCCTTTTAAGTTTTTTATCTCCTAATTGCACGGTATCCATTTCAAAACCTTTCTTTTCCAAAGCCGTCAAATAATTGACTCCATCCTTTCTTTTGTTGAAGAATTTAAGTCCTCCTGCCGCAAAAAAGTCAATATTGGAAGTTGGCAATTGCGCCGCAATAGCTTCGTCCATTTTTCTGCTTGGCACGTGGGCAAAAAACGAAGCTGGCGTGGCATGGGTTATAGAAGACGTCGCTACCAAACCGTTTTTGTAGCCCATTTTAGAAAGCGCCTCGGTCATATTCTCTACTGCCGTAGTGTCCTGCAGCACCCCAATGGCGCCATTATAGGTTTTCACCCCACAGGCGTAAGCTGTCGCTCCTGCAGCGGAATCTGTTATTAAATGTGATCCAGAAGAGGTTTTAAGCAATCCAACATGCTCAAAATTTGGAAGGTTAATACTATCCTTTTTATAATAAAACACTGAAGACATTTGGGACAGCCCCATACCATCGCCTATCAGTAAGATGACATTTAAAGGCTTGTTGGTTTCCTTCACTGCTTTTTTCCCTGACTCTTGGCTATATCCAAAACCAATTGTCAAGAAAGCCATAACACTTAAAATTAATTTCATTCTATGTTTTTGTATTTAGGTTGAATTTTTATGATTTGTAATTCAATATCAAAAGAGCCTATTTAAGATTTTGTCTTTCTATGCCTTTTTACTTTTGCTTACTTACAAGATGCAAAAGTAGGAAAAAGCTAAAGCTTTCTATTTTAAGGAAATGTTAAGCATACTTAAAGAAATCCATAGTCAAACATCTTGACAAACAATTAAGCAAAAGCTCCTTAAATCTTAAGATTCAAGGAGCTTTTTATTGTCCTCGTTTATACTATTATTAAACCTTTTAATCTTCTGTTTTTCCAAAAAGGTAACCGTAAGGTGTGCCCACAAATAACGCACCGCCAACAATATTACCTAATGTGGCCGGAATTAAATTGGACGTAAAAAAAGTACTCCAAGTAATATCAGCGCCTTCAAAAATAGCCAATGGAATGAAATACATATTGGCAATACTGTGCTCAAACCCCATAGTGACAAAGGCCATGACAGGAATCCAAATAGCGACAATTTTTCCAATGGTATGTTTTGCCGCAATCCCTTGCCAAATGGCCAGACACACCAACCAATTGGCTCCAATACCTTTAATAAAGGTGACCAAAAATGAGTGACTGGTTTTACCCTCCGCAATTTTACGAACCATATCGATATACGGCGTATCACTTACCAAGTGCGTTAAATGCGTGATGACATACGCTAGAAAAAGAGCGCCTACAAAATTTCCAATGTAAACTAATCCCCAATTCTTCAACATGGCATACACCCGTTGGCGTTTGGTTAAAATATTCGGAATAAAATAGGCATTGTTACCCGTAAAAAGTTCGGCACCAACAATTACCACAAGGATGAGCCCTATTGGAAATGCTGCCCCAAACAGGAACCTCGCCAATCCAGGATTGCTAGCGGCTATTCCCGGAGAACCTCCAGATACAATAATTGACAATAGACCTCCAAAAGCCACATAGGCTCCCGCCAAAAATGCCAAAATCAATGTTTTGCTTACCGTATAACCCTCTTTGTTCAAGGCTATTTCATTTATGATTTTTATCCCTTCTTTAGGTGAATTCATAATAACATATTCAAAAATGGTTAGTTAATCAGTTAGTTTTGGTTTAATTCACTTTAACTTCTTTAAAGTAGTCCTTCAAAATAGCTACAGCTGCGTCAATCTCTTCTTGGGTATTCTCTCTGGCATCTTTAAGCTCATACACCCAACCTAAAGCTTCCCATTTGTGGATTCCCAATTTATGGTAAGGCTGCAGTTCTATTTTTTCAATGGTTTTATACGCTTTAAAATAGTCTCCCAAAGCGTGAAGTAATTCAGGAGTATTGGTAATTCCAGGAATCAATACATAGCGCAACCACATAGCTTTGCCTGATTGCTCCCGGTGTTTCGCAAAGTTAAAAGTGGTTTCCTTGTTTTTGGCACCCGCCAAGGTTCGAAAGCCTTCTTCGGTCATGTGCTTGATATCCAGCATCACCAAATCGGCATAATCATCTAGAAGTTCCATAGTAGGATGATTCAGTAATCTCCCATTGGTATCCACGTTGGTATGGATCCCCTCTTCTTTTAAGCGTTTAAAGAACGGAATTAAGGCTTTGGCCTGCAGAAGCGGTTCCCCTCCCGAAACGGTCACACCACCCAAATCCCCAAAATAGGGTTTCATACGAATGGCCCGTTGTACTAAATCTTCAATTGGATATTCTGTACCGCCTTGGGTATCTATGGTATCTGGATTGTGGCAGTATTGACATTTCAGTTTACAACCCTGCAGGAAGATTACCAATCGTATTCCCGGTCCATCATGAGTTCCAAAAGACTCTATAGAATGTACACTTAAGGTAGTATCTGGAGTTTTC
Coding sequences within it:
- a CDS encoding alkaline phosphatase codes for the protein MKLILSVMAFLTIGFGYSQESGKKAVKETNKPLNVILLIGDGMGLSQMSSVFYYKKDSINLPNFEHVGLLKTSSGSHLITDSAAGATAYACGVKTYNGAIGVLQDTTAVENMTEALSKMGYKNGLVATSSITHATPASFFAHVPSRKMDEAIAAQLPTSNIDFFAAGGLKFFNKRKDGVNYLTALEKKGFEMDTVQLGDKKLKRNRKYGYLLAADGMPKMEEGRGDFLQEGTEKALSYLSQTSGGFFLMVEGSQIDWGGHDNEAQYLIDEMKDFDNVIGAVLDFAKKDGNTLVLLTADHETGGFTLASDEGDYNSVTPKFSTGGHSATMVPVLAYGKGAEHFGGIYENNELYHKILSLIQQDRVVE
- a CDS encoding formate/nitrite transporter family protein, giving the protein MNSPKEGIKIINEIALNKEGYTVSKTLILAFLAGAYVAFGGLLSIIVSGGSPGIAASNPGLARFLFGAAFPIGLILVVIVGAELFTGNNAYFIPNILTKRQRVYAMLKNWGLVYIGNFVGALFLAYVITHLTHLVSDTPYIDMVRKIAEGKTSHSFLVTFIKGIGANWLVCLAIWQGIAAKHTIGKIVAIWIPVMAFVTMGFEHSIANMYFIPLAIFEGADITWSTFFTSNLIPATLGNIVGGALFVGTPYGYLFGKTED
- the pflA gene encoding pyruvate formate-lyase-activating protein, which encodes MMKTPDTTLSVHSIESFGTHDGPGIRLVIFLQGCKLKCQYCHNPDTIDTQGGTEYPIEDLVQRAIRMKPYFGDLGGVTVSGGEPLLQAKALIPFFKRLKEEGIHTNVDTNGRLLNHPTMELLDDYADLVMLDIKHMTEEGFRTLAGAKNKETTFNFAKHREQSGKAMWLRYVLIPGITNTPELLHALGDYFKAYKTIEKIELQPYHKLGIHKWEALGWVYELKDARENTQEEIDAAVAILKDYFKEVKVN